CAGCAGGCATCAGGTCAGAAGGTGAATGTCAATAAGAGTGCCTTCTTCTTGGCGTCAGGAGCCTCTCTGGGGCAGGAGCAGATGGTAACGAGGGTCCTGGGTTTTCATAGGGCGGGTTTCCCTTTTACGTATTTGGGTGCTCCTATTTATAAAGGGCGTCGGCTTAGTTTGTTGTTTGACGGCATAGTGGCTAAAATGCGGGCTCATCTTGGGCACTGGAGTACTAAGTTGCTCTCATTTGGGGGTAAGCTGGTTTTAGCGCGGCATGTTCTGGCTTTGTTGCCTATGTACTTGCTTCAGGTGCTGAATTCTCCAAAGGCGGTGCTCACACGCTTGGGTAATATTTGTAACTCCTTTTTGTGGGATCATAAGGGGGAGAAGCGGTTGCATTGGGCCTCATGGGAGAAGTTGTGTTTTCCTACTGATGAAGGGGGTTTGGGATTCAGATCTTTTAAGGACATGGCTAGGGCTTTTGCGGCTAAACTATGGTGGCGTTTTCGGAGTAGTGACTCCATTTGGGCGGAATTCATGCATGTAAAATACAGTACTGGTTGTCACCCGATGGAGGCCTCGTCTGCCCGCCCTTCACCTACTTGGAGACGCCTAGAGGCGATAAGGTTAGTGGTGGAGCCGAAGATTAGGTGGTGTATTGGGGAAGGTCTGGTGGACTTTTGGAAGGATAGATGGGCTTTTGATGAGCCTTTGGAGGTGGTGGTGGCTGGAGTAGAGCACCCGCATTTTCTTGTGTCGGAATTTATTACTAACGATGGATGGGATGAGATTCATCTTGCTCAGTGGGTGTCGGAGTCGGTTATCTCGGTGATCAAGGATATTCCCTTTGAGGTCTCTCAGAAAGATAGATTGGTGTGGACGCCTTCTCCATCGGGTCTTTTTACGGTGAAATCGGCATAGGAGGTGCTGCGCCAACGGAGGAGTCCCTCCTTGGTTGACTCACTCCTTTGGCAGCCAGCTTTGCCAGCAAAAATGGCGTTTTTAGCATGGCGTTTGGTCAGAAAATTTATTCCTTTGGATGTGGTGTTGAAATAGCGGGGGGTGTCGGTTCCTTCCAGGTGTGGGTGTTGTTATGGGGAGGAGGAGGATCTCTTGCATGTGTTTGTGACAGGCTCGATTGCGTCGCAAGTTTGGAAGCGAGTGTCTAGCCGTTTTGGGTTTCAGTTGCGGAATTGCACTACCATGGCTTCGGTTTTCATTGCTTGGTTTCTAACTTCAGATGCATCGGCGAAGAATCATATTAGGGTGATATTGCCAATTGTGGTGTGTTGGTTTATCTGGTTGGCTAGGAACCGGGAGCGTTTTCAAGGAGGGCGTTGGGAGGTCAACGGGATAATTCGAGATGTGGATAATTTTATAGACCAGTTGGGGAAGGCTAATAGGCTTCGTCGGTCCCAGTTCAGGGGTGATGCAGATTGTGAGTGGCTGCGGTTGGTCAGAGGTCATCCTAGGCGAAGGTCCCCATGTGCGATTGCCTGGAATAAGCCGCCCTGTGGAAAGTTAAAATTGAATTCGGACGCCAGTGTGATTCAAGGGAAGGCCACGGGTGGGGGGCTGCTGCGTGACTATCAGGGGAAgttgatttttgcattttataAGGAGTTTGGGGATCAGGGGGTGTTAGAGGCAGAGTGTATGGCGCTCCTGGTTGGGTTGCAGTTGTGTCATCAACGAGGGGTGGTTCCTTCGTTGGTTGAGGTAGACTCCAAGGCGTTGGTTCAGTTGGTTGTCTCAGGGGCGGTTGCGAAGTGGCCATTATGTAATAATTTAAGGAAGGTTAGATGTCTTCTGGAGGGTTTTTCTGCTGCCATCTACCATGTTTTCCGGGAGGCCAATGTACCCGCAGATAGGCTTGCAGCGGTTGGGTTAATGGGTTCCCAGGTGTTTGATCAGGGTCACCAACTGCCGGTGATTGTTCGGTCTGCCATCTTATTGGATTCATGAGGAGTGCCAGGGGTGCGGTGGTTCAGTGAGGATGTTTAGGTTAGCAGCCTTTAGGTGGTCTGTTGGTCCCTCCGTCGTTTGTGGGTGTTGGTGTAGGAGAGTAGAGGCACAGATTGTCTTGGTATGCTCACTGTAAGGGAGTAAGTACTCCTTATTTACTTTTCGCCTGATGTGGTTTAGTCTGGATTTGTTTGGGTTTttttacaataataaaaataaaaaataaaaaaaaagattcaacTATAATTTGGAAAGGAAATAGGGCATCAAATGCAAGTATTATTGGTGAAATGCATGAACGACAACATGGACACCTTGCTTGTGATTTTAATGGTGAATTGGAGCAGAAAAGAAGCAAGAAACGTACTAGAACTGAATATGCAAGCTCAGGTAACATATTCGAAGATCACGTATTGTCCTCTGTTTCTCTGCAACTTGTTCTACAATTTGCCCTATTATCACACTATTTTTCAACTCAATTCTAGTACAAAATTTTGGCTGCACATGCTCAAGAATCTTTAGGGAAGAGAAAATGAAGCTTTATATCATTTCATTTACCATTTTTTGACTCTTTTAATACTATATATATAAGAATCATTGAAGAGAGTAGAAGAAAGAGAGTTATTATCAATTTTTAGCTCAAGAACTTAGTTAGAGTTTTTCTCATTCTTTCTAGCTAGAAACCAGTAAGAAACACTTGGAGATTTCATTGTAAAACTCATTTTGTTGAAGATATAGATGATTTGGGAGCTTGTTCATCACCTTGGCTAAGTTTTCTTTATCTATCTCTTTACTTGTGATTCATTATATGTTCATGCAATGAAGTTTTGTTTTTTCCTATTTAATATCACATGAGTAGTTAAGCTTCTAGATCTAGGGAGTATATGAAACTTATGACTACTTGATATGAGTTAAATATGATTTATACTTGTTAtctcttgtattaacttatccaTTTATGCATGCTTATCACTTATTGTTGTTTGATCAACAATAGCAAATTTTTAGTTGTTgttattcaatgaaaattggtagcaatgatggaacaacataaatgaattttaaagagtagactcatgagaatagaggtGCACTTGAGTATattatttttgcatttcatgaagaACAAAAGGGTAGATCTAGTCATTCACCATGAGAATAGTCTACGCCATTACATCATGAGAGTGAGTTTTGGTAAATATGAAAATGAATGCCTAGTTAAATAAGAGTATTAATAAGAGGTAAATATATTTACTTGTAGTTTTAATGCCATAAGTGGATTCTATATCCCCAAACTCAAGTATCTAGTGAGTTCTCTCCATTGTTTTCTTGCAAATTATCTAGTTAAATTGGTTAGTTAGTAAAtattgtgagtctaaataatagagtaaataaAGACCTAGTACTTGCATTAGTTTCTCCTCGTGAGATCGACCCAATATATACCCTAATCTACTAGTTGACCTATATACTTACGATCAAACAgatatattttgaatttaaacttGTACTTGTATAAAAAATCCATCAAGTTTTTGGTGTTGTTGCCGAGGAGCAGTAATATTAGGTTCTAACAagctttattaatttagacatatTTTCTTAGTTTAGTTGAATTTTGTCTTAATAGTTACGCTAgaattttaatttgtttttgcAATATATATTACTTTATATCTTTTCTTCTTGTCTTTAGTGTATGCACCGGGTTTTATGAGTAGTTGCATCTTTTGATCCGAAAATTGAAAGGACACTATGTAAACAAAAAAGGCGAACATCGCAAGAAGagaaacaacaacaacaacaacataTACAGGGAATATCTattgagttgccttttgaagaagaaatggaggaaaatgaagcaaataggTGAGCTCTTAGAGATTACAAACAAGCATAGCAAAGCCTACAAtaaatgctaataattttgagattaaacaatcacttattcaaatggttcaactatctcaatttggaggtaatgccaTAGAGGATCCAAA
This portion of the Coffea eugenioides isolate CCC68of chromosome 11, Ceug_1.0, whole genome shotgun sequence genome encodes:
- the LOC113752038 gene encoding uncharacterized protein LOC113752038, translated to MASVFIAWFLTSDASAKNHIRVILPIVVCWFIWLARNRERFQGGRWEVNGIIRDVDNFIDQLGKANRLRRSQFRGDADCEWLRLVRGHPRRRSPCAIAWNKPPCGKLKLNSDASVIQGKATGGGLLRDYQGKLIFAFYKEFGDQGVLEAECMALLVGLQLCHQRGVVPSLVEVDSKALVQLVVSGAVAKWPLCNNLRKVRCLLEGFSAAIYHVFREANVPADRLAAVGLMGSQVFDQGHQLPVIVRSAILLDS